The Chitinivibrionales bacterium genome segment ACTTTGCCCTCGACCTGATTCAAGGCTCCCAATCGAACCATTTCCTCCTCAGAGGCATAATGTCCTTTTAATGCTTCTTCAAGCTTGGGTTCCACAGGAACGGGATTATCAAGGGGTATATTCTTCACATCCTCGGTCGGTACTGTCGGCACATTGTCGACAAGTATCATATCATTGGTTACCGCAAGCTGAAGATTTACTTCTTTCGGTCTTTTTTTGGACACCGAATTCGGCAACACAAGATTATCCGCATTTGTGAGAATAGCTCCCTCAGCAGCAAATTGCTTTAAAAGGAAGACTACAAGAATCGTAAACATGTCCATCATGGACGTGATCTGCAGTCCCGCCTTTTTATTTGTCTTTTTACCTCTACCTCGTTGTTTAGCCATACAAACCTCTCTGGTTGGCAATAAATACGTCTTTCCCGGGTTTTATGCCA includes the following:
- a CDS encoding biopolymer transporter ExbD, with the translated sequence MAKQRGRGKKTNKKAGLQITSMMDMFTILVVFLLKQFAAEGAILTNADNLVLPNSVSKKRPKEVNLQLAVTNDMILVDNVPTVPTEDVKNIPLDNPVPVEPKLEEALKGHYASEEEMVRLGALNQVEGKVIIQVDKNIEFDILYKVMTTCGKVGYNKMNFAVMERES